The genomic DNA GCTCCGGCGTAAGCGTCGCGGCCCATGCCGCTTCCGGCCGTACGGGCTCCGCCTTTAAGAATGTGGCCAGCCAAATGGCCACCCCAATAATGTACGCGATAGGAGGTGCAATTCTGACAACCGGGTCAAATTTCGTTCCAAATTCGGAACGAAGCAGGAAGGCCACCAGGAACCCGGCGGCATTGACCCCATAGCCAAAAACAATCCCTGCGGCATGCTGCCCCCAGCGCAGGTGGAACAACCTGACCAGAACAATAAATAGGGAAAATATGCCAAATTGCAGCAATCCCACCGCAATTTCCAGGCCAATGATGGTTGTAGTGAACAAACTGAAGGCTGGGCGTGGAACTAAAAAAATGCGTAGAACCGCCACACTGAGCATTACGATGCCAATTCCCGGGAAAAGCCACCGGAACCATTTCATGCCCAAAAAATTCCGAAATACCGAACGCAGCGCTTCATTGAGGGCCAAGAAAGCAAGAAAAACTCCCAATGCATCGCTTGGCCAAAACACAAAAGCGTAGTAGCGGATGTTATTACTTACGATCAACAGGACAATCGTTGCGATTACGGACAAACTAATACCGGAAAAAAAGAACGGGAATTGCCGATAAACGCGCCGCACAATCAACAGCAGGCACAGGACTGCTGCCAGCCCAGTGCCCACTATGGTCAAAACTAGTTCGCTATTTTTCACAAGAGCGTCGGCAAGCTTAAACTAGCCACACGGCAACCGCAAATCTTAATTACTATGCAACGGCGGCAGCGGTGGAGTTGGCGCGGGGAGCGTGGCCGCGTGAGCTTGTATCGCGCTCACTGTTACCAATAAAACCATTGCTAGCATCGTACGAATCATGCTTTTTCGCATATTTTTCTCCTTTAGAGTAGGCGGTCATTCGAGCGCGCAACGACCGTAAAGTTATTTCGGGGCCTCAACTGCAAATCTATCTTTGCCGGCAGTAGCAGAGGAACAGGCGGAGAGAGTTCTCGCGCGAGCTTGCATCGCGCTCCCTATAACCATTCAAGATCATTGCCGGCCACGTGCGAATCAAACTCCCGCAATACCTCCCTCTTTAGTGCACGCAGTCGTCAAAACGCAACAACTGCATGTTTGTTTTTGGGCCCGTGGAAACCAGCGCAGGGGAAAGGGCAAACGCCCAGGGGAGGGAATCCAGGTACTGCGAGAATTCTATCGCCACCAGAAGTGATTCGCGCAGTCTGGACGCGAGAATTTAACAAAAACCAAAAGTCGAAAGTTACGAATACTCAACACTGCTCTGATCTCCATCGTTGGCCGCCGTCTCAGCGGCTTCAGGTGTGAAATCAGATGACAAATGTGCACCCGCCAGCAACATTAAGCCGGAGATGAAGGCCCAGAACATCAGGGCCACTGAGATGGAAAATGCCTGTCCGTAAACCTCCTGAAAATCCAGCCAGGGAAGGGCCTTGATGTATAGAACTTTTCCTACTTCCCACAGCACGCCCATGGCGACCGCCGCCGGAAGTACGCTTCTGGCCTTGATTTTGCCGTTGGGCAGCAGCCAGTAAATAAGGAAGAAGATGGCAATGCTGGCCAGCGTGGCGCAGACCTTGAGCGCCACAAACGTGGCGGCCCGGAAAAGAATGTTTTCATTGCCCCGCATCATGAAAGTCAATGCCAGCTCATTCCCCGCCGCCATCCCGATTGAAATAAGCGCCAATATGCCGCAGGCGAAAGCCAGCGCCAGTGAAATGATCTGGTTTCCCAGGTAAGAACGGTTTTTGGCAAAGCCCCATATCCGATTGAAAGCCACTTCCAGCGGCACAAAAACACCGGTGGAGGTAATGAGCAAAATCACGACCGAGGCCATCTTGACGCGTTGACGCGCCTTTACCAGCGACTGAAGGTTGCGGATTACGAAATCCTGGCCGGCAGGCAGATGGTCCCGCAATAAATCCACCACCACGTTGTACATGGTTGCTGAGTGGAAGACATTTCGAATCAGCCACATAAGCAGAACCATGAAAGGAAAAAATGAGAGAATCGCATTTGCCGCCACGGAGAAAGCGTAGGTATGTGCTTCAGTCCGCGTCAGGTATTGCATGGTAGGCCAGCCGCGATGCATCAGCATGTGCTTCCATGGACGCAACAATAGCCGGGAAGCGGGCGATTCCGGAGCCGCAATCGGCACGGCGTCAACGGCTGGCGAAACTGAACCTGATGTCATGGAGAGCCTGCGAAAATCGTAACAGAAAAGCGCTTCCTTCCAACTTTTATAAGTACCATTTTGGGACAAACGAAAGTATCGCAAAACAAGTTCCCTTTGGCGTTACCTCGCTATGCAAACAAAGTGCTTTACAAGAACCGGAGTTCCTGAATATTATGCTCTGCTCCCGGCGACTTGTCCCGCAGGGCGCACTCTGGTTGATGTTTTTGTACAGCAGTTTGAACTCGCCGAACGATCCGGTTGCTGGAGTCGCCTTCGGGCCTTCCGGCACGGCAGCCATCGGTTGCGGAAAAGAGCCATCTGGCGGCAAAGCAACAACCTTTTTTCTCCACCTTCGCGGTTGCAAAGGCGGAGATTCCAATCTGATGCTGAGGCGAAAGGAGTTGCATTTGTGAAAGAGAAGGGAACTGTGAAGTGGTTCAACGGAGCCAAAGGCTATGGCTTCATTCAACGCTCTACCGGGGAAGACGTTTTCGTCCACTTTTCCGCTATTCAGGAAAATGGCTACAGGACGCTGAACGAGGGCGAAACCGTGGAATATGAGCTCATGAAAGGGCCCAAGGGCTTTCTGGCCGCCAATGTACTGCGCGGCGGCGCGGCGAACTAGCAAAAGCAACTGAGCGATCGAGGTTTCCCCTTGTGCGGGCAAGGGGATTTTCTTTGCGCCCTGCTCTTCTCCCATCGCCAGTGGCGACGCAAAAAACGAGGCTGGACGATTCAACATCGTCCAACCTCAAATCCAAGCAAGGCCTTGCCTGATAGTCCTGGCCGCGCGGCCAGGAAACCTGCCGGAACAGAAGCTTTCAGTTTTAGCGGGACTGAAGGCTTCAGCTTCCGGGCGATTCATGGCGGGAGTGGCTCAGAGAAGCAAGGTTCCAGGGCCTGCTTCTCTTTTGGGGACCCGCAAAACAAGATTTCAGCAAACTCGACGTCAAGAAAAACCATTGTTGCCGCCGAACTCGCTTACAAATTCATTCTGATTTATTTGGATTAGAAGGTTATCAAGGCCACATTAAACTTCTTCATTTCACTCGTGTGAGTTTGCGGCCCGCAAAAAAATCCCCCGGAAGTTTTATTCCGAGGGGCGTGAGATTTTTTGTCTGGAACTAGTTCAGCGGTGGATTGTCTGCATTATTCGGCTGGGTTTCTGGTTGAGCTTGCGGCTCAGGCTGTGGTGGCGGTTCTACCCGGTTCGCTTCATTCTCACGGTCTTTCCGTTGCTGCTCTATTTCAGCCAGTCTTTTTTCTTCACGGGCTTTTTGCCAGTTCGCCATCAATTGTTCCTGCGTCAGTGGCGTTAGCGGCTTGGCCACTCCAGCCACTGGCGGAACATTTTCGTTGAGCTTGAATTCGGTCTCTGCTGGAGCTTGCGCCGGCGGAGGCTGGAATGGCCGGCTGGCGGCAAATTCAGTACGGCCAAACGAATGCCGCGTGCGGACCAGGATGCGTTGCAGGCCACCGTCAGCAGCCCCGGAGCCCA from Terriglobia bacterium includes the following:
- a CDS encoding YihY/virulence factor BrkB family protein, which translates into the protein MLMHRGWPTMQYLTRTEAHTYAFSVAANAILSFFPFMVLLMWLIRNVFHSATMYNVVVDLLRDHLPAGQDFVIRNLQSLVKARQRVKMASVVILLITSTGVFVPLEVAFNRIWGFAKNRSYLGNQIISLALAFACGILALISIGMAAGNELALTFMMRGNENILFRAATFVALKVCATLASIAIFFLIYWLLPNGKIKARSVLPAAVAMGVLWEVGKVLYIKALPWLDFQEVYGQAFSISVALMFWAFISGLMLLAGAHLSSDFTPEAAETAANDGDQSSVEYS
- a CDS encoding cold-shock protein produces the protein MKEKGTVKWFNGAKGYGFIQRSTGEDVFVHFSAIQENGYRTLNEGETVEYELMKGPKGFLAANVLRGGAAN